The Lysobacter sp. genome includes a window with the following:
- a CDS encoding amidohydrolase family protein, whose amino-acid sequence MNRSDVLGLVLMLVLLPGMVGAAETIEYVALVDGGKQAGHQKVVLGDDGVTRVDFLFKDNGRGPELKEEYVLAADGTFATYAAKGTSTFGAPVDESFRVENGVAIWKSTSDAGEQPLVAGAAYSPLGGSPQGLAVAFSALSRRSDGKLPLIPSGTLTMRTVAEVDVSKDAETRKVQLVMLTGVGFTPTFFWATVGPQPRMFAFIFPGYLQLIEAGWQANAPALEVRQEEAEAEALSDLQRRLSHPLRGTTLIRNARVFDSEHATLGPASDLLIANGRIVSISGGGEETARVDRVVDAGGRVLLPGLFDMHGHINAWQGGLHLAAGVTTVRDMANDNKTLQQLMADERDGRRMSPSIVAAGFIEGESPMSARHGFVVSDLAGAKQAVDWYARHGYPQIKIYNSFPKEILRETVSYAHSRDMRVSGHIPVFLRAQDAIDMGYDEIQHINQVLLNFLVEDTTDTRTLERFYLPAKRIADMNFDAKPVQDYIALLVKNQIAIDPTLATFDFIRQRPGEMSQAFAAVADHMPPDVQRGFKVAEFDIPDDATAARYNKSYDKMVDFVGRMYRAGVPILAGTDGLPGFTLQRELELYVKAGMTPAQALQVATWNGAKYARVLDDRGSIAVGKRADLILVDGDPTVDIAAIRNVALVIKNGTAYYPGEVYEALGIKPFAAPLKVESTAQQASQP is encoded by the coding sequence ATGAACCGTAGTGATGTCCTTGGCTTGGTCCTGATGCTGGTCCTGTTGCCCGGTATGGTCGGCGCCGCCGAGACGATCGAATACGTCGCGCTGGTCGATGGCGGCAAGCAGGCAGGTCATCAGAAGGTCGTCCTCGGCGACGACGGCGTGACCCGGGTCGACTTCCTGTTCAAGGACAACGGCCGCGGCCCCGAACTGAAAGAAGAATATGTGCTCGCCGCCGATGGCACGTTCGCGACCTATGCGGCAAAGGGCACCTCGACCTTCGGTGCGCCGGTCGACGAGAGTTTCCGCGTCGAGAACGGCGTCGCCATCTGGAAGTCGACTTCTGACGCCGGTGAGCAGCCGCTGGTTGCCGGCGCCGCCTATTCGCCGCTCGGCGGCTCGCCGCAGGGTCTGGCGGTGGCGTTCTCGGCGCTGAGCCGTCGCAGCGACGGCAAGCTGCCGCTGATCCCCAGCGGCACGCTGACCATGCGCACGGTCGCCGAAGTGGATGTCTCCAAGGACGCCGAGACCCGCAAGGTGCAACTGGTGATGTTGACCGGCGTCGGCTTCACGCCGACGTTCTTCTGGGCCACGGTCGGGCCGCAGCCGCGGATGTTCGCTTTCATCTTCCCGGGTTACCTGCAGCTGATCGAAGCCGGATGGCAGGCCAATGCTCCTGCGCTCGAAGTCCGCCAGGAAGAGGCGGAGGCCGAAGCGTTGTCCGACCTGCAGCGGCGACTGTCGCATCCGCTGCGCGGGACGACCCTGATCCGCAATGCCCGCGTCTTCGACAGCGAGCACGCGACCCTTGGACCTGCGTCCGACCTGTTGATCGCGAACGGGCGCATCGTCTCGATCTCCGGCGGTGGCGAGGAAACCGCCCGTGTCGATCGCGTCGTCGATGCCGGTGGCCGCGTGCTGCTGCCCGGGCTGTTCGATATGCACGGTCATATCAATGCCTGGCAGGGCGGCCTGCATCTGGCGGCAGGCGTGACCACCGTCCGCGACATGGCCAACGACAACAAGACCCTGCAGCAGCTGATGGCCGATGAACGCGACGGGCGCCGCATGTCGCCGAGCATCGTCGCTGCCGGTTTCATCGAAGGCGAAAGCCCGATGTCCGCGCGCCATGGATTCGTCGTCAGCGATCTCGCGGGCGCGAAGCAGGCGGTGGACTGGTACGCCAGGCATGGCTACCCGCAGATCAAGATCTACAACTCGTTCCCGAAGGAGATCCTGCGCGAGACCGTGTCCTACGCGCACAGTCGCGACATGCGCGTGAGCGGGCACATCCCGGTGTTCCTGCGCGCGCAGGATGCGATCGACATGGGCTACGACGAGATCCAGCACATCAACCAGGTGTTGCTGAATTTCCTGGTCGAGGACACCACCGACACGCGCACGCTGGAGCGGTTCTACCTGCCGGCCAAGCGCATCGCCGACATGAATTTCGATGCCAAGCCGGTGCAGGACTACATCGCGCTGCTGGTGAAGAACCAGATCGCGATCGATCCGACGCTCGCCACGTTCGATTTCATCCGCCAGCGTCCCGGCGAGATGTCGCAGGCCTTCGCTGCGGTCGCCGACCACATGCCGCCGGATGTGCAGCGCGGCTTCAAGGTCGCGGAGTTCGATATCCCGGACGACGCCACCGCCGCGCGTTACAACAAATCCTACGACAAGATGGTCGACTTCGTCGGCCGCATGTACCGGGCCGGCGTGCCGATCCTCGCCGGTACCGATGGTCTGCCGGGCTTCACCCTGCAGCGCGAACTCGAACTCTACGTGAAGGCCGGGATGACCCCGGCGCAGGCGCTGCAGGTCGCGACCTGGAACGGCGCGAAGTACGCGCGCGTCCTCGATGACCGGGGTTCGATCGCGGTGGGCAAGCGCGCCGATCTGATTCTGGTCGATGGCGACCCCACCGTCGACATCGCCGCCATCCGCAACGTCGCGCTGGTGATCAAGAACGGCACCGCCTACTACCCGGGCGAAGTCTACGAAGCGTTGGGCATCAAGCCGTTCGCTGCGCCGCTGAAGGTAGAGTCCACCGCGCAGCAGGCTTCGCAGCCGTAA
- a CDS encoding glutathione peroxidase yields the protein MTTAYDFSAVDIDGHDQALSDYSGKVLLVVNVASKCGFTPQYTGLQSLWETYRDRGLVVMGFPCDQFSHQEPGDEAEIKNFCTLTYDVDFPMFAKIDVNGAKAHPLWKWLKDEKGGLLGIGAIKWNFSKFLVGRDGRVIKRYAPTDTPQSMTKDIEAALG from the coding sequence ATGACCACCGCTTATGATTTTTCCGCTGTCGATATCGATGGTCACGATCAAGCGCTTTCCGATTACAGCGGAAAAGTGCTGCTGGTGGTCAATGTCGCCTCGAAATGCGGATTCACCCCGCAATACACCGGGCTGCAGTCGCTGTGGGAAACCTATCGCGACCGCGGCCTGGTGGTGATGGGGTTTCCCTGCGACCAGTTTTCCCACCAGGAGCCGGGCGACGAGGCGGAAATCAAGAATTTCTGCACGCTGACCTACGATGTCGATTTCCCGATGTTCGCGAAGATCGACGTCAACGGCGCCAAGGCGCACCCGCTGTGGAAGTGGCTGAAGGACGAGAAGGGCGGCCTGCTCGGTATCGGTGCGATCAAATGGAACTTCAGCAAGTTCCTGGTCGGTCGCGACGGCCGGGTCATCAAGCGCTATGCGCCGACCGATACGCCGCAGTCGATGACGAAGGATATCGAAGCCGCGCTGGGCTGA
- a CDS encoding ferredoxin--NADP reductase, which translates to MASPYGTETVLDVRHWTDAYFSFTTTRDDGFRFDNGQFVMIGLEVEGKPLMRAYSIASANWEEQLEFFSIKVQNGPLTSRLQHIAPGDTILIGRKPTGTLLISDVHPGRNLYLLSTGTGLAPWMAVVKDPATYERFERVIICHGVRGEPDLAYRDYIVNELPRHEFLGDEIRAKLLYYPAVSREDFYWHGKHRRGRITDLLDSGRVAGDLGIEPLDPKYDRAMICGSPQMLADFRRILDSHGFTASPRIGTAGEYVFERAFVEK; encoded by the coding sequence ATGGCCTCCCCTTACGGTACCGAAACCGTGCTTGACGTCCGCCACTGGACCGACGCGTACTTCAGCTTCACCACCACCCGCGACGACGGTTTCCGTTTCGACAATGGCCAGTTCGTGATGATCGGCCTGGAAGTGGAGGGAAAACCGCTGATGCGCGCGTATTCCATCGCCAGCGCCAACTGGGAGGAGCAGCTCGAATTCTTCAGCATCAAGGTGCAGAACGGGCCATTGACCTCGCGCCTGCAGCACATCGCGCCCGGCGACACCATCCTGATCGGACGCAAGCCCACCGGCACGCTGCTGATCTCCGACGTGCACCCGGGCCGCAATCTGTATCTGCTGTCCACCGGCACCGGCCTGGCGCCGTGGATGGCCGTGGTGAAAGACCCCGCCACCTACGAACGCTTCGAGCGCGTGATCATCTGCCACGGCGTGCGCGGCGAGCCGGATCTCGCGTATCGCGATTACATCGTCAACGAACTGCCGCGCCATGAATTCCTCGGCGACGAAATCAGGGCCAAGCTGCTCTATTACCCGGCGGTGAGCCGCGAAGACTTCTATTGGCACGGCAAGCATCGGCGCGGTCGCATCACCGATCTGCTGGACAGCGGTCGCGTCGCCGGCGATCTCGGCATCGAGCCGCTGGACCCGAAATACGACCGCGCGATGATCTGCGGCAGTCCGCAGATGCTGGCCGACTTCCGCCGGATTCTCGACAGCCACGGCTTCACCGCTTCGCCGCGGATCGGCACTGCCGGGGAATACGTGTTCGAGCGCGCGTTCGTCGAGAAATGA
- a CDS encoding GNAT family N-acetyltransferase, with the protein MNTLSQVPGPDLEPADHFLPYSLETLAHGRQVLIRPMNPGDADAEREFITALSPQSRRYRFQEQIGEPSQEMVAKLVDVDHINDEAFVALSEDSADTRIVGVSRYAVCSDPLQCEIAVTVLDDWQGHGLGTLLMQRLISAARERGIKRMVSLDFAENREMAHLAHHLGFVTQSDPDDRAQVVHTLML; encoded by the coding sequence ATGAATACCCTCTCCCAAGTGCCCGGTCCCGATCTCGAGCCAGCCGACCACTTCCTGCCCTACAGCCTCGAAACGCTCGCGCACGGGCGCCAGGTACTGATCCGCCCGATGAATCCCGGCGACGCCGACGCCGAGCGCGAATTCATCACCGCGCTGTCGCCGCAGTCGCGCCGCTACCGCTTCCAGGAACAGATCGGCGAACCCAGCCAGGAGATGGTCGCGAAACTGGTCGATGTGGATCACATCAACGACGAGGCATTCGTCGCTCTGTCCGAAGACAGCGCCGACACCCGGATCGTCGGCGTATCCCGTTACGCCGTGTGCAGCGACCCGCTGCAATGCGAGATCGCGGTCACCGTGCTCGACGATTGGCAGGGTCACGGCCTGGGCACGCTGCTGATGCAGCGCCTGATCTCGGCCGCCCGCGAACGTGGGATCAAACGGATGGTGTCGCTCGATTTCGCCGAAAACCGGGAGATGGCGCATCTCGCGCATCACCTGGGCTTCGTGACCCAGAGCGACCCCGACGACCGGGCGCAGGTCGTGCACACGCTGATGCTTTGA
- a CDS encoding SRPBCC family protein — protein MLKKILIVLLIAIAGVLGYAATKPDTFRVERRTTIAAPPEQIFEMIDDFHRWRDWSPWEELDPGMTRTFGGPARGIGATYAWSGNRDVGQGRMEITESAAPGKLMIKLDFIAPFEAHNTAEFTLTPKPDGTTEVVWVMDGPSPYITKVMDTVMNMDKMIGKDFEAGLAKMKAAAER, from the coding sequence ATGCTCAAGAAAATCCTGATCGTGCTGTTGATCGCCATCGCGGGCGTGCTGGGCTATGCCGCGACCAAACCAGACACGTTCCGGGTCGAACGCCGGACGACGATCGCCGCGCCGCCGGAGCAGATTTTTGAAATGATCGACGACTTCCACCGCTGGCGCGATTGGTCGCCGTGGGAGGAGCTCGACCCGGGCATGACCCGCACCTTCGGCGGCCCCGCCCGGGGCATCGGCGCGACCTATGCCTGGAGCGGCAATCGCGATGTCGGCCAAGGGCGGATGGAGATCACCGAATCCGCAGCGCCCGGCAAGCTCATGATCAAACTCGATTTCATCGCGCCCTTCGAGGCCCACAACACGGCCGAATTCACCCTCACGCCCAAACCGGATGGGACCACCGAGGTGGTCTGGGTCATGGATGGCCCCAGCCCTTACATCACGAAGGTGATGGACACGGTGATGAACATGGACAAGATGATCGGCAAGGATTTCGAGGCCGGTCTGGCGAAGATGAAGGCCGCAGCCGAGCGCTGA
- a CDS encoding fumarate hydratase, whose protein sequence is MPVDRRPVSIRQEDLIQSIADGLQYISYYHPVDYIRNLAAAYEREASPAAKDAIAQILINSRMCAEGHRPICQDTGIVTVFLEVGMDVRWDDATMGVEDMVHEGVRRAYNHPDNKLRASVLADPAGKRTNTRDNTPGVVNVKIVPGNTVHVIVAAKGGGSEAKSKFAMLNPSDSIVDWVLRTVPTMGAGWCPPGMLGIGIGGTAEKAMLLAKEALMEPIDIVDLQARGASNRAEELRLELYEKVNALGIGAQGLGGLTTVLDIKVKDYPTHAANLPVAMIPNCAATRHAHFTLDGSGPVMLDPPSLADWPELTYDASKGRRVNLDTVTPEDVADWKPGEVLLLNGKLLTGRDAAHKRMVEMLDKGEPLPVDFKGRFIYYVGPVDPVRDEVVGPAGPTTATRMDKFTEQVLAQTGLLGMVGKAERGPAGIDAIRKHRSVYLMAVGGAAYLVSKAIKASKVVGFADLGMEAIYEFTVEDMPVTVAVDSTGESVHKTGPREWQAKIGKIPVVVE, encoded by the coding sequence CTGCCCGTCGACCGCCGCCCGGTCTCGATCAGGCAGGAAGACCTGATCCAGTCGATCGCCGATGGCCTGCAGTACATCAGCTACTACCATCCGGTCGACTACATCCGGAACCTCGCTGCCGCCTACGAGCGCGAGGCCTCCCCAGCGGCGAAGGACGCCATCGCCCAGATCCTGATCAACTCGCGGATGTGCGCCGAAGGCCATCGTCCGATCTGCCAGGACACCGGCATCGTCACCGTGTTCCTCGAAGTCGGCATGGACGTGCGTTGGGACGACGCGACGATGGGCGTCGAGGACATGGTCCACGAAGGCGTGCGCCGCGCCTACAACCATCCGGACAACAAGCTGCGCGCGTCGGTGCTGGCCGATCCCGCCGGCAAGCGCACCAACACCAGGGACAACACGCCCGGCGTGGTCAACGTGAAGATCGTGCCCGGCAACACCGTCCATGTGATCGTCGCGGCGAAGGGCGGCGGTTCCGAGGCCAAGTCGAAGTTCGCGATGCTCAATCCCTCCGATTCCATCGTCGATTGGGTGCTCAGGACCGTGCCGACCATGGGCGCCGGCTGGTGCCCGCCGGGCATGCTGGGCATCGGCATCGGCGGCACCGCCGAAAAGGCGATGCTGCTGGCGAAGGAAGCCTTGATGGAACCGATCGATATCGTCGATCTGCAGGCGCGCGGCGCATCCAATCGCGCCGAGGAGCTGCGGCTCGAACTGTACGAGAAGGTCAACGCGCTGGGCATCGGCGCGCAGGGCCTGGGCGGTTTGACGACCGTGCTCGACATCAAGGTCAAGGACTACCCGACCCATGCCGCGAACCTGCCGGTGGCGATGATTCCGAACTGCGCCGCCACCCGTCACGCGCATTTCACCCTCGACGGCAGCGGCCCGGTGATGCTGGATCCGCCGTCGCTCGCCGATTGGCCTGAGCTCACCTACGACGCCAGCAAGGGGCGCCGGGTGAATCTCGACACCGTGACACCCGAAGACGTCGCCGACTGGAAGCCGGGCGAAGTACTGCTGCTCAACGGCAAGCTGCTGACCGGCCGCGACGCCGCGCACAAGCGGATGGTCGAGATGCTCGACAAGGGCGAGCCGCTGCCGGTCGATTTCAAGGGCCGCTTCATCTATTACGTCGGCCCGGTCGACCCGGTGCGCGACGAAGTGGTCGGCCCCGCAGGCCCCACGACGGCAACGCGCATGGACAAGTTCACCGAGCAGGTGCTGGCGCAGACCGGACTGCTGGGGATGGTCGGCAAGGCCGAACGCGGTCCCGCAGGCATCGACGCGATCAGGAAACACCGGTCGGTCTATCTGATGGCGGTCGGTGGCGCCGCGTATCTGGTGTCGAAGGCGATCAAGGCCTCGAAAGTCGTCGGTTTCGC